In a genomic window of Candidatus Deferrimicrobium sp.:
- the mutL gene encoding DNA mismatch repair endonuclease MutL → MTSRIRPLPDDVVNRIAAGEVVERPASVLKELLENAVDSGAGTVEAHVSGPFPFSLRVTDDGCGMSREETELAVRRHTTSKIALAEDLERIGSFGFRGEALPSIASVARLSVVTRPGKERTGTELVVEGGTILSVREAGAPQGTTVTVSGLFENVPARRKFLKSERTEMSHLWDVFHGVAIPGEGISFRFIDPHGAFAYESRETALDRAKRHAGDDGQYLVPVDVSSAFFRIFGWAGLPQVSRAGASGLWFFVNGRRFRDRGLYAAVREAYRGILPGDRLPVLYLFVTCSPREVDVNVHPAKTEVRFRYPRDLNELARHVLGGALGEVPSRASIPIHSWEERIPPGGLRPAGSPPDMSLEGVTGFPFPLPTAAAERGGDLPFAEPGGEATRERFFSSLVPIGQVLATYLVCEDADGIVLVDQHAADERIVFSRLKDRYLGARAPTQRWLDSVEVALPGVLPETDERQAVETFLARTGFSFEPAGGERIRLTGGPAALPGFDARRWWEDLCESLRAQETLPKDLLDADRELWRMACHAAVRGGERVTTERARLLLAELDAAMAAHSCPHGRPVWIRISRARLEALFHRTG, encoded by the coding sequence TTGACCTCCCGCATCCGGCCGCTGCCGGACGACGTCGTCAACCGGATCGCAGCGGGGGAGGTGGTCGAACGCCCCGCTTCGGTCCTCAAGGAGTTGCTCGAAAACGCCGTCGACTCCGGGGCGGGGACCGTCGAGGCGCACGTCTCGGGTCCCTTCCCGTTTTCCCTCCGCGTCACCGACGACGGGTGCGGCATGTCCCGCGAGGAGACGGAACTCGCGGTGCGCCGGCACACGACGAGCAAGATCGCCTTGGCGGAAGACCTCGAGAGGATCGGCTCCTTCGGGTTCCGAGGCGAGGCTCTCCCGTCGATCGCCTCGGTGGCGCGGCTCTCCGTCGTCACGCGTCCCGGGAAGGAGCGAACCGGGACGGAACTGGTGGTGGAAGGGGGAACGATCCTCTCCGTCCGCGAGGCGGGCGCTCCCCAAGGGACGACCGTCACCGTCTCGGGGCTCTTCGAGAACGTGCCCGCCCGACGGAAGTTCCTGAAAAGCGAGCGCACCGAGATGTCGCACCTGTGGGATGTGTTCCATGGCGTCGCGATTCCCGGCGAGGGGATCTCCTTCCGGTTCATCGATCCCCACGGGGCGTTCGCGTACGAGAGCCGCGAGACCGCTTTGGACCGCGCGAAGCGTCACGCGGGCGACGACGGGCAATACCTTGTCCCCGTGGATGTCTCCTCCGCCTTCTTCCGGATCTTCGGCTGGGCGGGGCTCCCACAGGTTTCCCGTGCGGGGGCGAGTGGCCTCTGGTTCTTCGTCAACGGCCGGCGCTTTCGCGATCGTGGCCTCTACGCGGCGGTTCGGGAGGCGTACCGGGGGATCCTGCCCGGGGACCGTCTCCCCGTCCTCTACCTGTTCGTCACCTGCAGCCCCCGGGAGGTCGACGTCAACGTCCACCCGGCGAAGACGGAGGTCCGTTTCCGTTATCCCCGCGATCTGAACGAGCTGGCGCGCCACGTCCTCGGCGGGGCGCTCGGGGAGGTACCGTCGCGCGCGTCGATCCCCATCCACTCGTGGGAGGAACGGATCCCGCCGGGAGGGCTCAGGCCGGCGGGATCGCCGCCGGACATGTCGCTCGAGGGCGTCACCGGTTTTCCCTTCCCCCTTCCGACGGCCGCCGCGGAACGCGGAGGGGACCTTCCGTTCGCAGAACCGGGGGGGGAGGCGACCCGGGAACGATTCTTTTCGTCCCTCGTCCCGATCGGGCAGGTGTTGGCGACGTATCTGGTCTGCGAGGACGCGGACGGGATCGTCCTCGTCGACCAGCACGCCGCCGACGAACGGATCGTCTTCTCGCGGCTGAAAGATCGGTACCTCGGAGCGAGGGCCCCGACGCAGCGATGGCTCGATTCCGTGGAGGTCGCGCTCCCCGGGGTCCTCCCGGAGACGGACGAGCGCCAGGCCGTGGAGACGTTTCTCGCCCGGACCGGCTTTTCCTTCGAGCCGGCGGGGGGGGAGCGGATCCGCCTGACCGGAGGCCCGGCGGCACTGCCGGGGTTTGACGCGCGACGGTGGTGGGAGGATCTGTGCGAATCGCTGCGCGCCCAGGAAACCCTCCCCAAGGACCTGCTCGACGCGGATCGCGAGCTGTGGCGGATGGCGTGCCACGCGGCGGTGCGCGGCGGCGAGCGGGTGACGACGGAGCGTGCCCGCCTCCTTCTCGCGGAGCTCGACGCGGCGATGGCCGCCCACAGCTGCCCCCACGGCCGCCCGGTGTGGATCCGCATCTCCCGGGCCCGTCTCGAAGCCCTCTTCCACCGCACGGGATGA
- the miaA gene encoding tRNA (adenosine(37)-N6)-dimethylallyltransferase MiaA, with protein sequence MRDATLLIVLSGPTASGKSALALALAREFPVEIVNADSLQVYRRFDIGTAKPTVAERSEVPHHLIDVADPDETYDAGRYVREAERAIGEIRARGRIPMLVGGTGMYIRALLRGLDPLPSDPRVREELSRRWEAEGGAALHAELARVDPETSAKVHPSDRHRVLRALEIAAVAGIPPSRARAAWNSKGPRYGCLFLALWPDRKTLYRGIDARTEEMFRRGLVEEVRKLLADGFDRTLKPMMALGYRHAAGHLLDGVPLPETIEAVKRDTRRYAKRQVTWLSSEPNLVHIVPGEESRPPSDVVRMYLS encoded by the coding sequence TTGCGAGACGCTACACTCCTCATCGTCCTCTCCGGACCGACGGCCTCGGGGAAATCGGCCCTGGCTCTCGCCCTGGCGCGCGAATTCCCCGTGGAGATCGTCAACGCCGATTCCCTCCAGGTCTACCGACGCTTCGACATCGGCACCGCGAAGCCCACCGTGGCGGAACGGAGCGAAGTTCCCCATCACCTGATCGACGTGGCGGACCCCGACGAGACGTACGATGCCGGGAGGTACGTCCGGGAGGCCGAGCGGGCGATCGGGGAGATCCGGGCGCGGGGAAGGATCCCGATGCTGGTCGGCGGGACGGGGATGTACATTCGCGCATTGCTTCGGGGGCTGGATCCGCTCCCGTCGGACCCTCGTGTCCGGGAGGAGCTCTCGAGACGTTGGGAAGCGGAAGGGGGAGCGGCGCTCCACGCGGAGCTGGCACGCGTCGACCCCGAAACGTCCGCGAAAGTCCATCCCTCCGACCGGCACCGGGTCCTGCGGGCCCTGGAGATCGCCGCGGTCGCCGGGATCCCCCCCAGCCGGGCGCGCGCGGCCTGGAACTCCAAGGGGCCAAGATACGGGTGCCTGTTCCTCGCTCTTTGGCCGGACCGGAAGACTCTGTATCGCGGGATCGACGCCCGTACGGAGGAGATGTTCCGGCGAGGGTTGGTGGAAGAAGTCCGGAAACTGCTCGCCGACGGGTTCGACCGCACCCTCAAGCCGATGATGGCCCTCGGGTATCGCCACGCGGCGGGGCATCTCCTGGACGGCGTCCCGCTTCCCGAAACGATCGAGGCGGTGAAACGGGACACCCGCCGGTACGCCAAGCGGCAAGTGACCTGGCTCTCCTCGGAACCGAATCTCGTTCATATCGTCCCGGGAGAGGAATCCCGTCCCCCTTCGGATGTTGTCAGAATGTACTTGTCCTGA
- a CDS encoding acetyl-CoA carboxylase carboxyltransferase subunit alpha — protein sequence MILQYLDFERPIVDLENRLEQLKRLDDGTDKGLKEEVGKLERKIGKIRKEVFSNLTRWQITQLARHPNRPYLLDYVNLCFKNFVELHGDRAFRDDPPLVCGFAELDGQRVVLIGQQKGRNTNEKIQRNFGMANPEGYRKALRVMKLAEKFRLPVITFIDTPGAFPGIGAEERGQSEAIARNLLEMSHLKTPIVVAVIGEGGSGGALAIGVGDEILMMEYSVYSVISPEGCASILWRDTAKAEVAAEMMKITAPDLKKFGVIDRIIPEPLGGAHRDHKAAADALKAGLMETLPPLLSMPIPQLLERRYRKFREIGAMKRKSGGAA from the coding sequence ATGATCCTCCAATACCTCGATTTCGAGCGACCGATCGTCGACCTCGAAAATCGTCTCGAGCAGCTGAAACGTCTCGACGACGGGACGGACAAGGGTCTCAAGGAGGAGGTCGGGAAGCTGGAACGGAAGATCGGAAAGATCCGCAAGGAGGTCTTCTCCAACCTCACGCGCTGGCAGATCACCCAACTCGCGCGCCACCCGAACCGGCCGTACCTCCTCGATTACGTCAACCTCTGCTTCAAGAATTTCGTCGAACTGCACGGGGACAGGGCGTTTCGCGACGATCCGCCGCTGGTCTGCGGCTTCGCCGAGCTCGATGGTCAGCGGGTCGTCCTCATCGGCCAGCAGAAAGGGCGCAACACCAACGAGAAAATTCAGCGGAACTTCGGCATGGCGAACCCGGAGGGGTACCGCAAGGCCCTCCGCGTCATGAAGTTGGCGGAGAAGTTCCGCCTCCCCGTCATCACATTTATCGATACCCCTGGGGCCTTCCCCGGGATCGGCGCCGAGGAGCGCGGCCAGTCCGAGGCGATCGCGCGCAACCTCCTGGAGATGTCGCACCTCAAGACCCCGATCGTCGTGGCCGTCATCGGCGAGGGGGGAAGCGGCGGGGCGCTGGCCATCGGCGTAGGCGACGAGATCCTGATGATGGAATATTCCGTCTACTCCGTCATCTCTCCCGAGGGGTGCGCCTCGATCCTCTGGCGCGATACGGCCAAGGCCGAGGTGGCGGCGGAGATGATGAAGATCACGGCCCCGGACCTGAAGAAGTTCGGGGTCATCGACCGGATCATCCCGGAGCCGCTGGGCGGCGCGCACCGCGACCACAAGGCGGCGGCAGACGCGTTGAAGGCGGGGCTGATGGAGACGCTTCCGCCGCTCCTGTCCATGCCGATCCCGCAGCTGCTCGAGAGGCGCTACCGGAAGTTCCGGGAGATAGGGGCGATGAAGCGGAAGTCCGGGGGAGCGGCTTGA
- the pheA gene encoding prephenate dehydratase — protein sequence MTQDRLKELRVEIDAIDNRILELLNRRAKAAIEVGSIKKDRNLNFYVPEREVEILRRLTAVNEGPFPNDGLKAIYREIISASLSLEKPLSVAFLGPKATFTHLACLKHFGESAEYVPQINLSGVFDAVNRNAADFGVVPIENSSEGIVSNTLDMFVDYNLLICGEILVEVAHDLLNVTGDIDHVKKVYSHPHAIAQCRGWLERNLRDIPVFDVESTARAAELAADDPSAAAIAGEAAAKIYGLETVRKRIQDNTNNFTRFIILGKQASVPTGDDKTSILFSGRDEVGALYLMLQPFAKHNVNLTKIESRPAKTKAWEYLFFLDMSGHLTDPPVAKALEDLKERAQFIKILGSYPRAI from the coding sequence TTGACGCAGGACCGCCTGAAGGAGCTCCGTGTCGAAATCGACGCCATCGACAACCGGATCCTCGAGCTGCTGAACCGGCGGGCGAAGGCGGCCATCGAGGTCGGGTCGATCAAGAAGGATCGCAACCTCAATTTCTACGTCCCCGAGCGGGAGGTGGAGATCCTGCGGCGCCTGACCGCGGTGAACGAAGGACCATTCCCCAACGACGGGTTGAAGGCGATCTACCGGGAGATCATCTCCGCGTCCCTCTCCCTCGAAAAGCCGCTCTCCGTGGCGTTCCTGGGCCCCAAGGCCACCTTCACCCACCTCGCGTGCCTGAAGCATTTCGGCGAGAGCGCCGAGTATGTTCCCCAGATCAACCTCTCCGGGGTGTTCGACGCGGTCAACCGGAACGCGGCCGATTTCGGGGTGGTGCCGATCGAGAACAGCAGCGAGGGGATCGTCAGCAACACCCTCGACATGTTCGTCGATTACAACCTGCTGATCTGCGGTGAGATCCTCGTCGAAGTGGCGCACGACCTCCTGAACGTCACGGGCGATATCGACCACGTGAAGAAGGTCTACTCCCATCCGCACGCCATCGCCCAGTGCCGCGGCTGGCTCGAGCGGAACCTTCGCGATATCCCCGTCTTCGATGTCGAGAGCACCGCGCGCGCGGCGGAACTCGCGGCGGACGACCCGTCGGCGGCGGCGATCGCCGGGGAGGCGGCGGCCAAGATCTACGGGCTGGAGACGGTCCGGAAGCGGATCCAGGACAACACGAACAATTTTACCCGTTTTATCATCCTCGGGAAGCAGGCGTCCGTTCCCACGGGGGACGACAAGACCTCGATCCTCTTCTCCGGCCGGGACGAGGTCGGGGCGCTTTACCTGATGTTGCAACCGTTCGCGAAGCACAACGTCAACCTGACCAAGATCGAGTCCCGCCCCGCCAAGACGAAGGCGTGGGAATACCTCTTCTTCCTCGACATGTCGGGCCACCTCACCGACCCGCCGGTCGCGAAGGCGCTCGAGGACTTAAAGGAGCGGGCCCAATTCATCAAGATCCTCGGCTCCTACCCCCGCGCGATATAA
- the aroF gene encoding 3-deoxy-7-phosphoheptulonate synthase, giving the protein MIIVLRAGATDQDVRQIEETIKGKGLTAHISRGVERTIIGAIGDERNLDPDAFEGLPVVEKVLRILAPFKLVSREFQKEGTVITVNGKRVGGKALALFAGPCSVEGRDMMTQIGERVASAGATFLRGGAFKPRTSPYAFQGLGEEGLKYLAEARDRTGLPVATELMDPRDLDLVARYADVIQIGARNMQNFRLLTEVGKLDKPVILKRGMSATIQEWLMSAEYIASEGNQKIILCERGIRTYETATRNTFDVSSIPVVKSLSHLPVIADPSHAAGKMALVEPLAAAAIAAGADGLMVEVHHQPEKALSDGPQSLRPDAFTQMIGRLRKVAEAVGRTI; this is encoded by the coding sequence ATGATCATCGTACTGCGCGCCGGCGCCACGGATCAGGACGTCAGACAGATCGAAGAGACGATCAAGGGGAAGGGGCTGACCGCGCACATCTCGCGCGGGGTGGAGCGGACGATCATCGGGGCGATCGGCGACGAGCGAAACCTGGACCCGGACGCGTTCGAGGGGTTGCCGGTCGTCGAGAAGGTGCTGCGGATCCTCGCCCCGTTCAAGCTCGTCAGCCGTGAATTCCAGAAAGAGGGCACCGTTATCACGGTGAACGGGAAGAGGGTGGGGGGAAAGGCCCTCGCCCTGTTCGCCGGCCCCTGCTCCGTGGAAGGGCGCGACATGATGACGCAAATCGGGGAGCGCGTCGCCTCCGCGGGGGCCACGTTCCTGCGCGGTGGCGCGTTCAAGCCGCGCACCTCCCCGTACGCCTTCCAGGGATTGGGGGAGGAGGGGTTGAAATACCTCGCGGAGGCCCGCGATCGGACCGGACTTCCCGTGGCCACCGAGCTCATGGACCCGCGGGATCTCGACCTTGTTGCGCGGTACGCCGACGTCATCCAGATCGGGGCGCGGAACATGCAGAACTTCCGCCTGCTGACCGAGGTCGGGAAGCTCGACAAGCCGGTGATCCTCAAGCGCGGCATGAGCGCGACGATCCAGGAATGGCTCATGTCGGCGGAGTACATCGCTTCCGAGGGGAACCAGAAGATCATCCTGTGCGAGCGCGGGATCCGCACGTACGAGACGGCCACCCGGAACACCTTCGACGTCTCCTCCATCCCGGTGGTCAAGTCCCTCTCCCATCTCCCCGTGATCGCCGATCCCAGCCACGCCGCCGGGAAGATGGCGCTGGTGGAGCCCCTCGCCGCGGCGGCGATTGCGGCGGGGGCGGACGGCCTGATGGTCGAGGTCCACCACCAGCCGGAGAAGGCGCTCTCCGACGGTCCCCAGTCGCTCAGGCCGGACGCGTTTACGCAGATGATCGGACGGCTGCGGAAGGTGGCCGAAGCGGTGGGGAGGACGATCTAG
- a CDS encoding prephenate dehydrogenase: MARERVGILGLGLIGGSLALALGGKRGAPEVWGCDRRKETVRRALSAGAISRGCTEAQLSACDMVIVCVPVLRSIEVIRRLGPGMRPGTILTDAGSVKSGIVREGERATARGAFFVGGHPIAGTEASGFSAADPTLFQGRSFIVTPTPRTDAGAVLRVERIWKRAGSAVLLRMDPKIHDHVFAYVSHLPHAVAYALVHSVATLPSRVPLGYSAGGFRDFTRIASSNPEMWKDIVLENRTELLRALSHYRRNLALLERRIAAGDADGLIEYFGRAKKTRDGLLSS; encoded by the coding sequence GTGGCGCGGGAACGGGTAGGCATCCTCGGGCTCGGGCTGATCGGCGGTTCCCTGGCGCTGGCCCTCGGGGGAAAGCGCGGCGCCCCGGAGGTATGGGGGTGCGACCGCAGGAAGGAGACCGTCCGACGGGCACTTTCCGCCGGAGCGATCTCGCGCGGCTGCACCGAGGCGCAGCTTTCCGCGTGCGACATGGTGATCGTATGCGTCCCGGTTCTTCGCTCCATCGAGGTGATCCGGCGTCTCGGTCCCGGAATGCGGCCTGGGACGATCCTCACCGACGCGGGGAGCGTGAAGTCCGGGATCGTCCGGGAAGGTGAGCGCGCCACGGCGAGGGGCGCCTTCTTCGTCGGCGGCCACCCGATCGCGGGGACGGAAGCGTCGGGATTTTCCGCCGCCGACCCGACCCTGTTTCAGGGGCGATCGTTCATCGTGACCCCCACCCCGCGGACCGACGCGGGCGCCGTCCTCCGGGTGGAGCGGATCTGGAAACGCGCCGGTTCCGCGGTTCTGCTACGGATGGATCCGAAGATCCACGACCACGTCTTCGCCTACGTCTCCCATCTTCCCCACGCGGTGGCATACGCCCTCGTCCACTCCGTGGCGACCTTGCCTTCCAGAGTCCCGCTCGGCTACTCCGCGGGGGGCTTCCGGGACTTTACACGGATCGCGTCGAGCAACCCGGAAATGTGGAAGGACATCGTGCTCGAGAACCGGACGGAGCTCCTTCGGGCGCTCTCCCATTATCGGCGGAATCTCGCACTCCTCGAACGCCGGATCGCCGCGGGCGACGCGGACGGGCTGATCGAATATTTCGGGCGCGCGAAGAAGACGCGGGATGGGCTGCTGTCGTCATGA
- the aroA gene encoding 3-phosphoshikimate 1-carboxyvinyltransferase: MSGKPVFRGDLSVPGDKSISHRAVMFAALATGVSRVRGFLPAADTLSTAGMMRALGARIEGVSPTELRIEGKGLHALIEPADVIDAGNSGTTIRIGSGILAAQPFHSVVTGDQYLRRRPMGRVIDPLTRMGASILGRDGNRLPPLCIRGCALRGIRYEMPMASAQVKSSLLLAGLYADAPVTVVEPMRSRDHTERMLTAMGAGVTRNGNAVSVAPCERLDPLEMTVPGDLSSAAFFLVLAAVTPDSSLTVRGVGVNPFRTGVLDVLRRMGADIRIVGKRVEWGEPVADLVVRGAKLTAARVAPEEVPGLIDEVPILCVAAAFAAGRTEVRGAGELRVKESDRIAAMVACLTSLGIPCGEYPDGLWVEGPATVRPAGPCDSRGDHRIAMSLRILGAAAGVPIEVTDIDCIDTSFPGFQPLLEGLMR; encoded by the coding sequence ATGAGCGGGAAACCGGTCTTCCGCGGGGATCTATCCGTTCCGGGCGACAAGTCGATCAGCCACCGCGCCGTGATGTTCGCCGCTCTCGCGACCGGGGTGAGCCGCGTCCGGGGATTCCTCCCCGCCGCGGATACGCTGTCCACGGCGGGAATGATGCGTGCTCTCGGTGCGCGGATCGAGGGGGTGTCGCCCACCGAGCTGCGGATCGAGGGAAAGGGGCTTCACGCCCTGATCGAGCCCGCCGACGTGATCGACGCAGGAAACTCGGGAACCACGATCCGCATCGGTTCGGGGATCCTCGCCGCCCAGCCGTTCCACTCGGTGGTCACGGGAGACCAGTACCTTCGCCGCCGACCGATGGGCCGCGTGATCGACCCGCTGACGAGGATGGGGGCGTCGATCCTGGGGCGGGACGGGAACCGCCTCCCTCCCCTGTGCATCCGCGGCTGCGCGCTCCGGGGGATCCGGTACGAAATGCCGATGGCTTCCGCACAGGTGAAGTCGTCCCTGTTGCTGGCGGGGCTGTACGCCGACGCCCCGGTGACCGTGGTGGAACCGATGCGGTCGCGCGACCACACCGAGCGGATGCTGACCGCGATGGGGGCCGGTGTCACCCGGAACGGGAACGCGGTCTCCGTAGCCCCTTGCGAACGGCTCGATCCGCTGGAGATGACGGTTCCGGGCGACCTTTCCTCGGCCGCCTTCTTCCTCGTCCTTGCCGCCGTGACCCCGGACTCGTCGCTCACCGTCCGCGGCGTGGGGGTGAACCCGTTTCGCACGGGTGTCCTCGACGTGCTCCGGCGGATGGGGGCCGACATCCGCATTGTGGGGAAGCGGGTCGAGTGGGGGGAACCGGTGGCGGACCTGGTCGTTCGCGGCGCGAAGCTTACGGCCGCGCGCGTTGCTCCGGAAGAGGTCCCGGGTCTGATCGACGAAGTCCCGATCCTTTGTGTCGCGGCGGCCTTCGCGGCGGGCCGGACGGAGGTCCGCGGCGCGGGAGAACTGCGCGTTAAGGAGTCGGACCGGATCGCGGCGATGGTCGCCTGTCTCACATCGCTTGGAATCCCTTGCGGGGAGTACCCGGACGGCCTGTGGGTGGAGGGGCCGGCCACGGTGCGCCCCGCCGGGCCGTGCGACAGTCGGGGGGATCACCGGATCGCGATGTCGCTACGGATTCTCGGTGCGGCGGCGGGGGTACCGATCGAGGTGACGGACATAGATTGTATCGATACTTCCTTCCCTGGATTTCAACCATTACTTGAAGGGTTGATGCGTTGA
- the cmk gene encoding (d)CMP kinase, with translation MRSRPVITIDGPSGAGKTTVSIRLAEAAGMIRLDTGAMYRAVALASRSKGVPWDDPARLGGVARTLALSFRTVAGVPRVFLSGEDVSDALRTPEISMGASAVSAHGPVREALVEKQREMAREGGVVLEGRDTGTVVFPDAEAKFFLDAAAAVRARRRFLEVSPPGGQPFEEVLRDVLRRDVQDSTRVNSPLRMADGAVYIDTTTMTVDEVVGEMLRRLPGIPR, from the coding sequence TTGAGGAGTCGCCCGGTCATCACCATCGACGGACCCTCGGGAGCGGGGAAGACCACGGTGTCGATACGGCTTGCGGAAGCCGCCGGGATGATTCGCCTCGACACGGGGGCGATGTATCGGGCGGTCGCGCTGGCGTCCCGAAGCAAAGGTGTCCCTTGGGACGATCCCGCCCGTCTCGGAGGGGTGGCCCGGACACTTGCCCTTTCCTTCCGGACCGTCGCGGGGGTACCGCGCGTCTTTCTGTCGGGAGAGGACGTAAGCGACGCTCTCCGCACCCCGGAGATCAGCATGGGGGCCTCCGCGGTCTCGGCCCACGGCCCGGTCCGCGAGGCGCTGGTGGAGAAGCAGCGGGAGATGGCGCGGGAGGGGGGCGTCGTTCTCGAAGGGCGGGACACCGGCACCGTCGTCTTCCCCGACGCGGAGGCGAAGTTCTTCCTCGACGCCGCGGCCGCGGTTCGCGCCCGGCGCCGCTTCCTCGAGGTCTCCCCTCCCGGCGGGCAGCCGTTCGAGGAGGTCCTGCGGGACGTCCTCCGGCGCGACGTCCAGGACAGCACACGGGTAAACTCCCCTCTGCGGATGGCCGACGGCGCGGTGTACATCGACACGACGACGATGACGGTCGACGAGGTAGTGGGAGAGATGCTGCGACGCCTGCCCGGTATCCCGCGGTGA
- the ispH gene encoding 4-hydroxy-3-methylbut-2-enyl diphosphate reductase — MTKKILITKSAGFCFGVKRAIAIAVETAGKGEAEDGKEGPIQSLGPIIHNPQAVERLQEKGVGVVESVDEIACGKVIIPSHGVTRSDRSALEGKGVTIVDATCPFVTKAQEHAKALSRDGYAIVVVGEPDHPEVKSIISYIEKGVPVFTTVAEVSAAKGVRKAGIVVQTTQTFDNLMSFVAAAMRRFPEVRVFNTICNATTLRQQESTGLAGLADVMFVLGGYNSANTRRLAEICKAINSRTYHIETERELSPSMIEGASVAGVTAGASTPPWIIAGVLDRLKEFWKCDRIEVSFYR, encoded by the coding sequence GTGACGAAGAAAATTTTGATCACCAAGAGCGCGGGTTTCTGCTTCGGCGTGAAGCGCGCCATCGCCATCGCCGTCGAGACGGCCGGGAAGGGGGAGGCGGAGGACGGGAAGGAGGGACCGATCCAGTCGCTCGGCCCGATCATCCACAACCCGCAGGCGGTGGAGCGGCTTCAGGAGAAGGGCGTAGGGGTCGTCGAGTCGGTCGACGAGATCGCCTGCGGGAAGGTGATCATCCCCTCCCATGGGGTGACACGCTCCGACCGTTCGGCGCTGGAGGGGAAAGGGGTCACGATCGTCGACGCCACCTGCCCCTTCGTGACGAAGGCCCAGGAGCACGCCAAGGCCTTGAGTCGCGACGGGTACGCCATCGTCGTCGTGGGGGAGCCGGACCACCCGGAAGTGAAAAGCATCATCAGCTACATCGAGAAGGGGGTCCCCGTCTTCACCACGGTCGCGGAAGTATCGGCGGCGAAGGGAGTGCGCAAGGCGGGGATCGTGGTCCAGACGACGCAGACGTTCGACAACCTCATGTCGTTCGTCGCCGCAGCGATGAGGCGGTTCCCCGAGGTCCGCGTGTTCAACACGATCTGCAACGCCACCACCCTGCGGCAGCAGGAGTCGACCGGTCTCGCGGGACTGGCCGACGTGATGTTCGTGCTCGGCGGATACAACAGCGCGAACACGCGCCGCCTTGCGGAAATCTGCAAGGCGATCAACTCCCGAACTTATCATATCGAGACGGAAAGGGAACTGTCGCCTTCGATGATCGAGGGGGCGTCGGTGGCTGGGGTGACCGCCGGGGCGTCGACCCCGCCGTGGATCATCGCCGGGGTCCTCGATCGCCTGAAGGAGTTTTGGAAGTGCGACAGGATTGAGGTATCCTTTTACCGGTAA